The Oleispira antarctica RB-8 genome contains the following window.
ATCAAAAGGACGTATTTTGGATGACACCTTGCCTTTATTAGCCGAGGCAAACATCCATCCGGCAGAGGACATTAGCAAAAGTCGTAAACTGATTTTCGATACCAATCACGATCATATCAAGCTGCTTGTAATACGAGCAGCCGATGTACCGACCTACGTTGAATACGGCGCAGCCGATCTAGGCATTTCCGGTAAAGATGTATTGATGGAGTTCAATAGCGAAAACCTATATGAACCTCTTGATCTAAAAATCGCCACTTGCCGCTTAATGACCGCTGCCCTTAAAGGCGCTGTACTTCCAGAAGGCCGCTTAAAAGTTGCGACTAAATTTGTTGATGTGACCAAGCGTTACTTCGCTGAACAAGGTCGCCAGATCGACATCATCAAATTGTACGGTGGTATGGAGCTGGCCCCAATCGTTGGCCTAGCCGACTTGATTGTGGATATTGTTGATACCGGCAAAACCTTGGTCGCGAATGGTTTAGAACCACGTGACCACATGGCGTATATCAGCTCTCGTTTAGTTGTGGGTAAAGCCGCCATGAAAGTGAAGCACGCACAAATCCAGCCGATCATTGACCAAATGTCAGCGGCTGTTGATCGTCAAGAAGAGAAACGCCAGCAAGAAGCTGAGCAATAATAAGCTCCTCCTGAAAATTAGGGAATTAAAAAATGACTATCGAAATTCGTCGTTTAGATACCAACGAAAATGATTTCTCTTCCGAGCTAGAAACACTGCTAGCTTGGGAATCTGTTTCAGACAAACAAGTACAAACCATCGTTACCGATATTCTTGACGATGTTAAAACCCGTGGCGATGCCGCCGTTATCGAATACAGCAATCGCTTTGACCACCTACATGTTGAAAACATGGATCAGCTAGAACTGAACCAAGAACAACTTGAAGATGCGTTAAACACCTTGCCAGCTGACCAGCGTCACGCGCTATTGGCCGCCGCTGATCGAGTGCGTAAATACCACGATAAGCAAAAACAAGATTCTTGGCAGTACACAGAAGAAGACGGCACATTATTGGGCCAAAAAGTAACACCGCTAGATCGCGTGGGTATTTATGTACCGGGCGGAAAAGCCGCTTACCCATCTTCAGTATTGATGAACGCTATTCCTGCACACGTTGCTGGCGTACAAGAAATCATCATGGTCGTGCCAACACCCG
Protein-coding sequences here:
- the hisG gene encoding ATP phosphoribosyltransferase encodes the protein MTQPLTIALSKGRILDDTLPLLAEANIHPAEDISKSRKLIFDTNHDHIKLLVIRAADVPTYVEYGAADLGISGKDVLMEFNSENLYEPLDLKIATCRLMTAALKGAVLPEGRLKVATKFVDVTKRYFAEQGRQIDIIKLYGGMELAPIVGLADLIVDIVDTGKTLVANGLEPRDHMAYISSRLVVGKAAMKVKHAQIQPIIDQMSAAVDRQEEKRQQEAEQ